The following coding sequences lie in one Apium graveolens cultivar Ventura chromosome 1, ASM990537v1, whole genome shotgun sequence genomic window:
- the LOC141722033 gene encoding putative mitochondrial protein AtMg00860, producing the protein MDEIPIVREFPDVIQDEFPGLPPDREIEFLIVLVFGAEPISKFLDHVVGNDGIKVDPVKIEAVSKWEQPKTPTEVKSFLGFVGYYRRFVKDFAKIATPLTKLTRKNENFVWIEKCKEIFQELKKRLVTAPVLALPDEMGNFVIYSDDSVKVLGYVLMQHDKVIAYTSR; encoded by the exons ATGGACgagattccaatagtaagagaaTTTCCGGACGTCATTCAAGATGAGTTTCCAGGATTACCACCAGATCGTGAGATCGAGTTTTTGATTGTTCTAGTTTTTGGAGCAGAACCAATTTCAAAG TTTTTGGATCATGTTGTGGGTAATGATGGTATTAAGGTGGATCCTGTAAAGATTGAGGCTGTATCCaagtgggaacaaccaaagaccccGACGGAAGTTAAAAGTTTTCTTGGATTTGTAGGTTACTACCGGAGATTTGTAaaagactttgccaagattgcGACTCCGTTAACCAAGCTGACCAGAAAGAATGAAAATTTTGTTTGGATCGAGAAATGCAAAGAAatttttcaagagttgaagaaaaGATTAGTGACAGCTCCAGTGCTAGCATTGCCAGATGAAatgggaaactttgtaatttacaGTGACGATTCTGTAAAGGTTTTGGGTtatgtgttgatgcaacatgataaagttattgcatatacATCCAGATAG